Proteins co-encoded in one Bremerella sp. TYQ1 genomic window:
- a CDS encoding phospho-sugar mutase: MSGSDIDTTALLEQVKQATADAKITASAADNIEIWLTEDRYARYASQVAEHISSGKWKELDDAFWTIIPFGTGGRRGKMYPIGSNAINERTIGESAQGLAEYVKSSVEGDHSCAIAYDTRHRSREFAELCARIMVSNGFTVYFLDDYRSTPELSFLVRYKKCSCGIMVTASHNPPSDNAVKVYWSTGGQVMPPHDKKIIDNVMNVQEIPLGVEFDAAVNDGKVVICTQETDEAFISNVAQQKFDGPRDLKILYSPLHGVGASAVMPALKADNFNDISIFGPHEEPNGDFPNVPEHVSNPENPAVFDAIIEQAKQDGTELILATDPDCDRVGCAAPKTMDTKGDWGTFTGNQIAALLCDHVLSERKKGGGLTPEHYIVKTLVTTEMARRIADSYGVKTCGNLQVGFKWIGGTMDEEGPDKFLFGCEESHGYLVGQYARDKDAAVAAMLLAELAANCKKEGKSLHEKLESLWWQHGYHAERLLNQKMPGSEGMANMQKLMGKFRQEPPQSVGGLKLLQVRDYLSDTITTTDGKTSPLNGPKGNMVILDLEDDNYVAVRPSGTEPKVKFYMFTYVAAEQLSLLDAAQEEMTERLDAFEKDLKAFADSV; this comes from the coding sequence ATGAGCGGCAGCGATATCGATACCACGGCACTTCTCGAACAAGTCAAGCAGGCCACGGCCGACGCGAAGATCACGGCCTCTGCTGCCGATAACATCGAAATCTGGCTGACTGAAGACCGCTATGCCCGCTACGCCTCTCAGGTGGCCGAGCACATCAGTTCCGGCAAGTGGAAGGAACTGGACGACGCTTTCTGGACGATCATCCCCTTCGGTACCGGCGGACGTCGTGGCAAAATGTACCCGATCGGCTCGAACGCGATCAACGAACGTACCATTGGCGAAAGTGCCCAAGGACTTGCCGAGTACGTGAAGAGCAGCGTCGAAGGGGATCATTCCTGTGCGATCGCCTACGATACGCGTCACCGTTCGCGCGAGTTTGCTGAGCTTTGTGCCCGAATCATGGTTTCTAACGGATTCACCGTTTACTTCCTGGACGATTATCGCAGCACGCCAGAACTATCGTTTCTCGTTCGTTATAAGAAATGCTCGTGCGGCATCATGGTGACTGCAAGCCACAATCCTCCGAGCGATAACGCCGTCAAGGTTTACTGGTCGACCGGCGGTCAGGTCATGCCTCCGCACGACAAAAAGATCATCGACAACGTGATGAACGTCCAGGAAATTCCGCTGGGTGTTGAATTCGACGCCGCCGTCAACGATGGCAAAGTGGTCATCTGTACTCAGGAAACAGACGAAGCGTTCATCAGCAACGTGGCTCAGCAGAAGTTCGATGGCCCTCGCGACTTGAAGATTCTTTATTCGCCACTGCATGGCGTTGGGGCTTCGGCCGTGATGCCAGCGTTGAAGGCCGATAACTTCAACGACATTTCGATCTTTGGTCCGCATGAAGAGCCCAATGGCGACTTTCCCAACGTGCCAGAGCATGTCTCGAATCCGGAAAACCCAGCGGTATTCGATGCTATCATCGAACAAGCAAAACAAGACGGGACCGAACTGATCCTCGCGACCGATCCTGACTGTGATCGAGTCGGTTGTGCGGCTCCCAAAACGATGGATACCAAGGGCGATTGGGGCACCTTCACCGGTAATCAAATCGCAGCACTGCTGTGCGATCACGTTCTTTCCGAACGGAAAAAAGGTGGTGGCCTGACTCCGGAACATTACATCGTCAAAACGTTGGTCACCACCGAGATGGCTCGCCGCATTGCTGATAGCTATGGCGTGAAAACCTGTGGCAATTTGCAGGTCGGTTTCAAATGGATCGGCGGCACGATGGACGAAGAAGGACCGGACAAGTTCCTCTTCGGTTGCGAGGAATCGCACGGATACCTCGTTGGCCAGTATGCACGCGATAAAGACGCTGCTGTGGCTGCGATGCTGCTCGCCGAGTTGGCAGCCAATTGCAAGAAGGAAGGCAAGTCGCTGCACGAAAAGCTTGAGTCGCTTTGGTGGCAACATGGCTACCATGCCGAACGTCTGCTCAATCAAAAGATGCCTGGCAGCGAAGGCATGGCCAACATGCAAAAGCTGATGGGTAAGTTCCGGCAGGAACCACCTCAAAGCGTCGGCGGTTTGAAGCTGCTTCAAGTGCGTGATTACTTGAGCGACACCATCACCACCACCGACGGCAAGACTTCGCCCTTGAATGGTCCTAAGGGGAACATGGTGATTTTGGACCTGGAAGACGACAACTACGTCGCCGTGCGTCCGTCGGGAACCGAACCCAAGGTGAAGTTCTATATGTTCACGTACGTCGCTGCCGAACAGCTCTCGCTGCTGGACGCTGCCCAGGAAGAAATGACCGAGCGGCTTGATGCTTTCGAGAAAGACCTCAAAGCTTTCGCCGACAGTGTCTAA
- a CDS encoding excinuclease ABC subunit UvrC: MAENLEEGTPSDSPEPTPTEGRPAEHVAFTVTADKVRKFPTTSGVYIFKDDKGRVIYVGKAKNLRSRASSYFLAEAAVDQRTGYWVNEIADADFLETESEVDALLAESRLIKDVQPKYNKEQKDDKTFPYLMITQREDFPRVEFTREPQDKNAKLYGPFTSASALRGAIQVLQRIFKFRTCDLDIDENDERWKWFRPCLLASIDQCTAPCNLRISKEEYRKDIRRLQMFLEGNRTRLVKQLQDEMLEASKKLEFEKAAKLRDEITMLERLDERGELETHAQPEVFYVDPKKGLAGLRKVLGLAETPRTIEGVDIAHLGGNDTVASLVQFLDGLPFKPGYRRFKIRGVDGIDDFRSIHEVVARRFKRLSDSSEVFPDILLIDGGKGQLNAAMAAFRDLRIEPPTVISLAKREEEIFRPGQTEPIRLSRHSFALRLLQYVRDESHRFAQHYHHLLREKRTFNK; encoded by the coding sequence ATGGCAGAGAATCTCGAAGAAGGAACACCTTCCGACTCCCCCGAACCGACGCCAACCGAAGGCCGACCGGCAGAGCATGTAGCGTTTACGGTGACTGCGGACAAAGTCCGTAAATTTCCGACTACTTCCGGCGTTTATATTTTCAAGGACGACAAGGGCCGCGTTATCTACGTTGGCAAAGCGAAGAATCTGCGCTCGCGTGCCAGCAGCTACTTTTTGGCGGAAGCGGCCGTCGATCAACGCACAGGGTACTGGGTCAACGAAATCGCTGACGCCGACTTCCTGGAAACGGAAAGTGAAGTCGACGCCCTGCTGGCCGAGTCGCGGCTGATCAAAGATGTCCAGCCGAAATACAACAAAGAGCAAAAAGACGACAAAACGTTCCCTTATTTGATGATCACGCAACGGGAGGATTTTCCCCGAGTCGAATTTACCCGGGAACCGCAAGATAAGAACGCCAAACTGTACGGGCCATTCACCAGTGCGAGTGCCCTACGCGGCGCGATCCAGGTATTGCAGCGGATCTTCAAGTTTCGTACGTGCGACTTGGATATCGACGAAAACGACGAACGCTGGAAATGGTTTCGTCCTTGTCTGTTGGCCAGCATCGATCAATGCACGGCTCCTTGTAATTTGCGAATCAGCAAGGAGGAGTACCGCAAAGACATTCGCCGCCTGCAGATGTTTTTGGAAGGCAATCGTACCCGGCTCGTAAAGCAGCTGCAGGACGAAATGCTGGAGGCCTCGAAGAAGCTCGAGTTTGAAAAAGCGGCCAAGCTGCGTGACGAAATCACGATGCTCGAACGGCTTGACGAGCGAGGCGAACTGGAAACACACGCTCAGCCGGAAGTCTTTTACGTTGATCCCAAGAAGGGGCTCGCTGGGCTACGGAAAGTGCTCGGTTTGGCGGAAACACCACGAACGATCGAAGGGGTCGATATCGCCCATCTCGGCGGCAACGATACCGTGGCGAGCCTCGTGCAGTTTCTCGACGGCCTACCCTTCAAGCCTGGATACCGCCGCTTCAAGATTCGCGGTGTCGATGGCATCGACGACTTTCGTAGCATTCACGAAGTTGTCGCGCGACGTTTTAAACGCCTAAGCGATAGTTCCGAGGTCTTTCCCGATATCTTGCTGATCGACGGTGGTAAGGGGCAGTTGAATGCCGCGATGGCTGCGTTTCGCGATCTGAGAATTGAACCGCCGACCGTCATCTCGTTGGCTAAGCGGGAGGAAGAAATTTTCCGCCCTGGCCAAACCGAACCAATCCGGCTGAGCCGTCATTCGTTTGCGTTAAGACTGCTGCAGTACGTACGCGACGAATCGCATCGCTTTGCCCAGCACTATCATCATCTGCTTCGCGAAAAGCGAACGTTCAACAAGTAG
- a CDS encoding helix-turn-helix transcriptional regulator, with protein MPAKTDPTAEDFANLAWAIAHPARVQIVRYLLARKSCVCGEIVDQLPLAQSTVSQHLKILKESGLVQGEIDGPKVCYCIDPKRLKQLKAFVARL; from the coding sequence ATCCCTGCCAAAACCGACCCGACCGCCGAAGACTTCGCGAATTTAGCGTGGGCGATCGCTCACCCGGCTCGTGTACAGATTGTGCGTTACTTGCTTGCCAGAAAGTCTTGCGTCTGCGGCGAGATCGTTGACCAGCTTCCTTTGGCTCAGTCGACCGTTTCGCAGCATTTGAAAATCTTGAAAGAGTCAGGCCTCGTGCAGGGCGAAATTGATGGTCCCAAGGTTTGCTACTGCATCGACCCCAAACGGCTCAAGCAGTTGAAGGCGTTTGTCGCTCGACTGTAG
- the arsM gene encoding arsenite methyltransferase: MSDSCNTNNVREQYASVAKSQLSNESEAVRSVAMAFGYSQEELELLPSQANMGLSCGNPLALAGVKEGEVVVDLGCGGGMDVFLAANKVGETGKSIGIDMTEEMLQRARESAEKAGLTNVEFHHATIDQIPLADNSVDCVISNCVINLVDDKPAVFREVLRILKPGGRVAISDIALKQALPEEVKGSFEAYVGCISGAILVDEYHAKLAEAGFDAVTVTDTGSDLNAYAQAADSGSSCCGSSEEEKSDASLHDGLADVLKKFDVNQYAASVRVHATKKAS, translated from the coding sequence ATGAGTGATTCGTGCAACACCAACAACGTCCGCGAGCAGTACGCCTCGGTTGCCAAAAGCCAGCTCTCTAATGAGTCGGAAGCCGTGCGTTCCGTCGCGATGGCGTTTGGCTATTCCCAGGAAGAGCTAGAACTTCTACCAAGCCAGGCCAACATGGGCTTATCGTGCGGAAATCCTTTGGCGTTGGCAGGCGTGAAAGAAGGGGAAGTTGTCGTTGACTTGGGCTGCGGCGGCGGTATGGATGTATTTCTCGCTGCGAATAAAGTCGGCGAAACGGGCAAGTCGATTGGTATCGACATGACCGAAGAGATGCTGCAGCGGGCGCGGGAAAGCGCCGAAAAAGCTGGCCTCACCAACGTTGAGTTCCATCACGCGACAATCGATCAGATTCCCTTAGCTGACAATTCGGTTGACTGTGTGATCAGCAATTGCGTGATTAACTTGGTCGATGATAAGCCTGCCGTCTTTCGTGAAGTCCTGCGGATTCTGAAACCTGGCGGTCGCGTCGCGATCAGCGATATCGCTCTTAAGCAGGCATTACCTGAAGAGGTAAAGGGAAGCTTTGAGGCATACGTCGGCTGTATCTCAGGAGCAATCTTGGTGGATGAATACCATGCCAAGCTTGCCGAAGCAGGGTTCGACGCGGTAACCGTCACCGATACAGGTTCGGACTTAAACGCCTATGCCCAAGCCGCCGATAGTGGTAGTAGCTGCTGTGGTTCTTCGGAAGAGGAGAAAAGCGACGCATCGCTGCACGATGGCTTGGCAGACGTGCTGAAGAAGTTCGACGTCAACCAATATGCGGCCAGTGTGCGGGTACACGCAACGAAGAAGGCTTCGTAA